One window from the genome of Fodinibius saliphilus encodes:
- a CDS encoding putative signal transducing protein has translation MFNEADPNEIENWACIMEAGTEYEIEMAKEHLADQDIPANILSKRDSALSLNVGETALVYLYVPNEYEEEAREILAQTEIDNKGEEE, from the coding sequence ATGTTTAATGAAGCCGATCCCAATGAAATTGAGAACTGGGCCTGCATTATGGAGGCAGGTACAGAATATGAAATTGAAATGGCTAAAGAACATCTGGCTGATCAGGATATACCAGCCAATATTTTATCAAAGCGAGATTCAGCTTTAAGTCTCAATGTGGGAGAAACCGCATTGGTATACCTTTATGTCCCCAATGAGTATGAAGAGGAAGCGCGGGAAATATTAGCTCAGACTGAGATTGATAATAAAGGTGAAGAAGAGTAG
- a CDS encoding CPBP family intramembrane glutamic endopeptidase yields MSEEQYTSWAERNGFANWALAILWIIGAFVLFQVTANLVGILLILWQQGGVFDPTQIEQLVTENIDLLFIGNSTGQILFLGLATWFFARLHTSSEDRSSFFRFKFHSDTPKKIILTIALIFAIQPFIWLLSWLNAMVPTPEFLSEMQNTQMQMIEDFLKGDHLIWLTLFHVALVPAICEEVLYRGYVLRAFEKSWGIWPAIIVSGLFFGMYHVQPTNLLPLATLGMVFAFITWTSRSIIPAMVAHLVNNGGSVLVGTYYPDSAFAEITPETMPPIEAVIPSLVISGFIVYFMYMQYNKKGNTKRSSYV; encoded by the coding sequence ATGAGTGAAGAACAGTATACTTCTTGGGCAGAACGAAATGGTTTTGCTAACTGGGCACTGGCAATCCTTTGGATTATCGGTGCCTTTGTTTTATTTCAGGTAACTGCGAACCTTGTAGGAATACTATTAATTTTATGGCAGCAAGGAGGTGTATTTGATCCTACACAGATAGAACAGCTAGTCACGGAAAACATCGATCTTTTGTTTATTGGCAATTCTACGGGGCAAATTCTATTCCTTGGGTTAGCTACCTGGTTTTTTGCACGCCTTCATACTTCTTCTGAAGATCGCTCTTCTTTTTTTCGGTTTAAGTTTCATTCGGATACTCCTAAAAAAATCATATTAACTATTGCATTAATATTTGCCATTCAACCTTTTATATGGTTGTTATCATGGCTTAATGCTATGGTACCGACTCCTGAGTTCCTGAGTGAAATGCAAAATACCCAGATGCAGATGATTGAGGACTTTCTAAAAGGAGATCATCTTATCTGGTTAACTCTTTTTCATGTGGCCTTGGTACCGGCTATTTGTGAGGAAGTTTTGTATAGAGGGTATGTTTTGCGTGCTTTTGAAAAGAGCTGGGGAATATGGCCTGCAATAATAGTTTCGGGGCTTTTCTTTGGTATGTATCATGTACAGCCTACAAACCTATTACCACTGGCAACACTAGGGATGGTTTTTGCTTTTATAACATGGACGTCACGCAGTATTATACCGGCGATGGTTGCCCACTTGGTAAATAATGGGGGAAGCGTACTGGTAGGAACCTACTATCCCGATTCTGCTTTTGCCGAAATAACACCGGAAACAATGCCGCCTATAGAAGCAGTAATTCCGAGTCTGGTAATAAGCGGTTTTATTGTATATTTCATGTACATGCAGTACAACAAAAAAGGAAATACAAAACGGAGTTCTTATGTTTAA
- a CDS encoding DUF4199 domain-containing protein — protein MEESQQTAGEQPSYWTSVGTAGIIFGIILFALSLIVSYATINSEPTGSMFSPGQMIGILACLVGAFGGMLGTWHYAKEYDIAISLGRGALIGFLVGIVMVVIQIALGKVWEFVDPDMVQQMIDSTIANYEAMDMPEEQKQQMIDMVAEGLRDQHNISSQLLWGIPLYGILNLLTGMLGAKIFGKDEG, from the coding sequence ATGGAAGAATCACAACAAACAGCTGGTGAACAACCGTCATATTGGACATCTGTAGGTACAGCCGGTATTATATTTGGGATTATTTTATTCGCGCTATCATTAATCGTAAGTTATGCAACTATTAATTCTGAACCTACGGGTTCAATGTTTTCACCTGGACAGATGATTGGAATTCTCGCCTGTTTAGTCGGGGCCTTCGGGGGTATGTTGGGAACCTGGCATTATGCAAAAGAATATGATATTGCAATCTCACTGGGAAGAGGTGCTTTGATTGGATTTTTGGTAGGAATTGTTATGGTAGTTATTCAAATAGCTCTAGGTAAAGTATGGGAGTTTGTAGATCCCGACATGGTTCAGCAGATGATAGATAGCACCATTGCTAATTATGAAGCGATGGATATGCCTGAAGAGCAGAAGCAACAAATGATTGATATGGTAGCCGAAGGTCTTCGCGATCAGCATAATATCTCCAGTCAGCTTCTTTGGGGAATTCCATTATATGGTATCCTCAATCTTTTAACAGGGATGCTAGGTGCTAAAATATTTGGCAAAGACGAGGGATAA
- a CDS encoding DUF2085 domain-containing protein: MQFKQQKLYLLVLLLSCGIVVVAMGGGLFRQDSFWFLQWQHQAFQMLCHQIPERSFWINGQPMAVCSRCFGIYAAFAMCWIAMPIWNSWTFPKSLSPKKLALSVLILNFIDVVGNMLGFWQNTLLSRLVLGILLGATVTLIFSREFFITKIKSKGMNHGRITTNSW; the protein is encoded by the coding sequence ATGCAATTCAAGCAGCAAAAACTTTACCTTTTAGTATTGTTATTGAGCTGTGGAATAGTAGTTGTTGCCATGGGAGGGGGATTATTTAGGCAAGACTCATTTTGGTTTTTACAATGGCAACATCAAGCCTTTCAGATGTTATGCCATCAAATTCCTGAACGTTCATTTTGGATTAATGGGCAGCCTATGGCTGTTTGTAGCCGGTGTTTCGGGATCTATGCTGCATTTGCAATGTGTTGGATTGCTATGCCCATTTGGAATAGCTGGACATTTCCTAAATCTCTATCTCCCAAAAAATTAGCACTTTCAGTACTTATATTAAATTTTATTGATGTTGTTGGAAATATGCTTGGATTTTGGCAAAATACGCTTCTCTCTCGATTGGTGTTGGGTATCCTGTTGGGGGCAACGGTAACATTAATCTTTTCAAGAGAATTTTTTATAACTAAAATTAAATCTAAGGGAATGAACCATGGAAGAATCACAACAAACAGCTGGTGA
- a CDS encoding acyl-CoA thioesterase: protein MFPEKPSIYEYTHSLRSRYGETDQMGYVYYGRYLEYFEESRTEMIRSLGFPYTKLEENGIMLPVIHTEVDYKAPVFYDELMKIKVLLFEVPTVKLKTYYEVYTRRRESPHIIGQVSLCFMKEENRKPCRAPADFINNLKSAI, encoded by the coding sequence TTGTTCCCTGAAAAACCATCGATATATGAATATACGCATAGCCTGAGAAGTCGGTATGGTGAAACTGATCAGATGGGTTATGTGTATTATGGTCGCTATCTGGAGTATTTTGAGGAATCGCGTACCGAAATGATTCGGTCACTGGGATTTCCATATACAAAGCTTGAAGAAAATGGGATAATGCTTCCGGTTATTCATACTGAGGTTGACTATAAAGCCCCTGTTTTCTATGATGAGTTAATGAAAATCAAGGTATTACTTTTCGAGGTTCCTACGGTAAAACTCAAAACCTATTATGAGGTGTATACCAGAAGAAGGGAATCGCCACATATTATTGGACAGGTATCACTTTGCTTTATGAAGGAAGAAAACCGAAAGCCGTGCCGTGCTCCCGCTGATTTTATTAATAATCTGAAATCTGCCATCTAA
- a CDS encoding acetyl-CoA carboxylase carboxyltransferase subunit alpha, with translation MEYLDFEQPIADLEMKIKELSELSITDDDVLTPEIERLEKRVDELRESIFSNLTRWQRVQLARHPERPYTLDYIYKITENFVEIHGDRYHSDDKAIVGGFATIDGQSVVIMGHQKGRDTESRQYRRFGMANPEGYRKAHRLMKLGEKFDIPVITLLDTPGAYPGLEAEERGQAEAIAKNLKMMATLKVPIISVVIGEGASGGAIGIGMGNEVYMMENTWYSVISPESCSSILWKTWDYKEQAAAVLKLTAPDLEEMDIIDGIIGEPLGGAHRDPDQSAEAVKEQLLESLERLKKMSPEELVENRIEKYASMGEWQTASKAKKK, from the coding sequence ATGGAGTATTTAGACTTTGAACAACCTATTGCTGATCTCGAAATGAAAATTAAAGAGCTCAGCGAACTTTCTATTACGGATGATGATGTATTAACACCTGAGATTGAACGCCTCGAAAAACGTGTTGATGAACTGCGTGAATCTATTTTTTCTAATTTAACACGTTGGCAGCGCGTTCAATTAGCTCGACATCCTGAACGTCCTTATACGCTCGACTATATCTATAAAATAACTGAGAACTTTGTTGAGATCCATGGTGATCGTTACCACAGCGACGATAAGGCGATTGTAGGGGGCTTTGCTACTATTGACGGGCAGTCAGTAGTTATTATGGGGCACCAAAAAGGCCGTGATACCGAAAGCCGACAGTATCGTCGATTTGGAATGGCAAATCCAGAAGGTTATCGAAAAGCTCACCGTCTGATGAAGCTGGGAGAAAAATTTGATATTCCGGTGATTACGCTTTTGGATACGCCCGGTGCCTATCCCGGTTTAGAAGCAGAAGAGCGTGGACAGGCTGAGGCCATTGCTAAAAATCTTAAAATGATGGCAACTCTGAAGGTACCTATTATTTCTGTGGTAATAGGAGAAGGCGCCAGTGGTGGTGCTATAGGTATCGGTATGGGTAACGAAGTTTATATGATGGAAAATACCTGGTATTCCGTTATCTCTCCTGAATCCTGTTCTTCTATTCTATGGAAAACCTGGGATTATAAAGAACAGGCTGCAGCGGTATTGAAATTAACGGCCCCGGATCTTGAAGAGATGGATATTATTGATGGAATAATTGGGGAGCCGCTTGGTGGTGCCCATCGTGATCCCGACCAATCAGCAGAGGCGGTTAAAGAACAGTTGCTGGAATCTTTGGAACGTCTAAAGAAAATGTCCCCAGAAGAACTGGTTGAAAACCGTATCGAAAAATATGCCAGTATGGGAGAGTGGCAAACGGCATCAAAAGCCAAGAAAAAGTAG
- a CDS encoding polyprenol monophosphomannose synthase — MSDKTLVIVPTYNESHNVPRLIEQVMGLDSSMHLLIVDDGSPDGTAQIVKDHQKKYAERLHLIERSGKLGLGTAYVRGFKYALVHAYEYICEMDADFSHDPKDLPRLVDKVKNGDADVAIGSRYADGISIINWPLSRLILSYSANLYARFITGLPIFDTTAGFKCIHRNVLEHISVDGIKSNGYAFQIELHFRAWQAGFTLREVAIIFREREEGVSKMSKGIVWEAIWRVWTLKIQSILGTL, encoded by the coding sequence ATGTCTGATAAGACATTAGTAATTGTACCCACTTATAACGAATCTCATAATGTGCCTCGTTTAATAGAACAGGTGATGGGATTAGATTCATCTATGCACCTTCTTATAGTGGATGATGGGTCCCCCGATGGGACGGCTCAGATTGTTAAAGACCATCAAAAGAAATATGCGGAACGTTTACATCTAATTGAACGATCCGGAAAGTTAGGGCTGGGAACAGCTTACGTGAGAGGTTTTAAATATGCCTTGGTACATGCGTACGAATATATTTGTGAGATGGATGCTGACTTTTCACATGATCCGAAAGATCTTCCACGTTTGGTAGATAAGGTAAAGAATGGGGATGCAGACGTAGCCATCGGTTCTCGTTATGCTGATGGTATCAGTATTATTAACTGGCCTCTAAGTCGATTAATCCTCTCATATAGTGCTAACTTATATGCCCGTTTTATTACGGGGCTCCCAATATTCGATACCACAGCTGGTTTCAAATGTATCCACAGAAATGTATTGGAACATATTTCTGTAGACGGTATAAAATCTAACGGTTATGCTTTCCAGATTGAACTTCATTTTAGAGCCTGGCAGGCCGGTTTTACTCTTAGAGAAGTTGCAATAATTTTTCGTGAGCGTGAAGAAGGAGTCTCAAAAATGTCAAAAGGAATAGTATGGGAAGCGATATGGAGGGTATGGACATTAAAAATTCAAAGCATCTTGGGAACCCTGTAG
- the tgt gene encoding tRNA guanosine(34) transglycosylase Tgt gives MFDLKKTDASTKARLGTLTTDHGEISTPIFMPVGTLASVKAVKQDDLKEKIKAQIILGNTYHLYLRPGCDIMESAGGLHSFMNWDRPILTDSGGYQVFSLSDNRELTEEGAEFKSHLDGSKHMFTPENVVDIQRTLGSDIMMVLDECPPYPCSYEYAKESMELTHRWEKRGREAFLNTDPKYVHTQAQFGIVQGSTFEDLRIESAKRVTDMDFEGIAIGGLSVGEPTDLMYEMTDLNTDYLPEEKPRYLMGVGKPANLLHCIARGVDMFDCVLPTRNARNGQIFTKNGYVNISNAKWKNHHEPLDPDFQSDLCSKYKMSYIHHLFRNNELLGLELASLHNLTFYLWLMDEVKERIANNTFANWYKDMANRVGRKI, from the coding sequence TTGTTTGATTTAAAAAAGACGGACGCTTCAACGAAAGCACGACTTGGAACCTTAACGACTGACCATGGAGAAATATCGACCCCTATTTTTATGCCTGTAGGCACACTGGCATCTGTTAAAGCAGTTAAACAGGATGATCTGAAAGAAAAAATTAAGGCTCAAATCATACTCGGTAATACCTATCACCTTTATTTGCGCCCCGGCTGCGATATTATGGAAAGTGCAGGCGGATTGCACTCTTTTATGAATTGGGACCGTCCGATTCTAACTGATTCCGGAGGATACCAGGTGTTCTCCCTTTCTGATAATCGAGAACTTACCGAAGAAGGAGCAGAGTTCAAAAGCCACCTCGATGGGTCTAAGCATATGTTTACCCCTGAAAACGTGGTTGATATTCAGCGTACGCTGGGTTCGGATATTATGATGGTTCTGGATGAATGTCCGCCCTATCCTTGCAGTTACGAATATGCCAAAGAATCGATGGAGTTAACCCATCGGTGGGAAAAACGGGGACGGGAAGCGTTCTTAAACACCGATCCCAAGTATGTACACACACAAGCCCAGTTCGGAATTGTGCAGGGCAGTACTTTTGAAGATCTTCGTATTGAATCAGCTAAGCGAGTGACCGATATGGATTTTGAAGGGATTGCAATCGGAGGGCTCAGTGTAGGAGAACCTACAGATTTAATGTATGAGATGACTGATTTAAATACCGACTACCTACCGGAGGAAAAGCCCCGTTATCTAATGGGCGTGGGCAAACCCGCTAATCTGTTACATTGCATTGCTCGCGGGGTAGATATGTTTGATTGTGTACTTCCAACACGAAATGCCCGTAATGGTCAGATATTTACTAAAAATGGTTATGTCAATATTTCCAATGCTAAGTGGAAAAATCATCATGAACCTTTAGACCCTGACTTTCAAAGTGATTTATGCTCAAAATATAAAATGTCGTATATCCATCACCTTTTCCGTAATAATGAACTGCTTGGACTTGAATTAGCATCTCTCCACAATCTAACCTTCTATCTATGGCTTATGGATGAAGTAAAAGAGCGTATTGCAAATAATACATTTGCGAATTGGTATAAAGATATGGCGAATCGGGTTGGTCGGAAGATCTGA